One part of the Lycium ferocissimum isolate CSIRO_LF1 chromosome 8, AGI_CSIRO_Lferr_CH_V1, whole genome shotgun sequence genome encodes these proteins:
- the LOC132067321 gene encoding serine/threonine-protein kinase PBS1 — translation MGCFSCFDSKEEEKLNPQKDRDDHKEVNHTAPSNISRLSSGADRLKTRSTNGSKREFLGLKDAPDVQIAAHTFTFRELAAATNNFRPESFIGEGGFGRVYKGQLSSGQVVAVKQLDRNGLQGNREFLVEVLMLSLLHHPNLVNLLGYCADGDQRLLVYEFMPLGSLEDHLHDLPPDKEPLDWNTRMKIAAGAAKGLEYLHDKANPPVIYRDFKSSNILLEEKFFPKLSDFGLAKLGPTGDKSHVSTRVMGTYGYCAPEYAMTGQLTVKSDVYSFGVVFLELITGRKAIDSTKPQGEQNLVAWARPMFNDRRKFAKLADPSLQGQFPMRGLYQALAVASMCIQEQAAARPLIGDVVTALSYLANQAHDPGQGHRFGADSNDRRNKDDRGGRISRNEDGAGGGSGRKWDHLDGGSEKDDSPRETARMLNKDLDRERAVAEAKMWGENWRDKRRQNAQGSFDGTNG, via the exons atgggtTGCTTCTCCTGTTTTGATTCAAAAGAGGAGGAAAAGTTGAATCCCCAAAAAGATAGAGATGATCACAAGGAAGTTAATCACACAGCCCCTTCAAATATTTCTAGATTATCTTCAG GAGCCGACAGACTCAAAACAAGAAGTACCAATGGTTCAAAGAGAGAATTTTTGGGGCTAAAGGATGCGCCTGATGTTCAGATTGCTGCACATACGTTCACTTTCCGTGAGCTTGCAGCTGCTACTAATAACTTCAGGCCAGAATCTTTTATAGGTGAAGGAGGGTTTGGTCGTGTGTATAAAGGGCAGCTATCTAGCGGTCAG GTTGTTGCAGTTAAGCAATTGGATAGGAATGGGCTTCAGGGGAATAGAGAATTTTTAGTGGAGGTTCTTATGCTTAGTCTTCTTCATCATCCTAACTTGGTGAATTTACTTGGTTACTGTGCTGATGGGGACCAGAGGCTTCTCGTCTATGAGTTCATGCCTTTGGGATCATTGGAGGATCATCTTCATG ATCTCCCTCCTGATAAAGAGCCACTAGATTGGAACACGAGAATGAAGATTGCAGCTGGTGCAGCAAAAGGTTTGGAGTACCTTCATGATAAGGCGAACCCTCCTGTTATTTATAGGGATTTCAAGTCATCCAACATAttacttgaagaaaaatttttCCCGAAGCTTTCTGATTTTGGGCTAGCAAAACTTGGTCCTACTGGAGACAAGTCACATGTGTCCACAAGGGTCATGGGAACTTATGGTTACTGTGCACCTGAGTATGCCATGACTGGACAATTGACTGTCAAATCTGATGTCTACAGTTTTGGAGTTGTATTCCTGGAGCTTATCACTGGACGTAAGGCTATTGACAGCACCAAACCTCAGGGAGAACAAAACCTTGTCGCATGG GCTAGGCCAATGTTTAATGATCGTCGGAAGTTTGCAAAATTAGCTGATCCAAGTCTGCAAGGACAATTTCCAATGAGAGGTCTGTACCAGGCTTTAGCTGTGGCTTCCATGTGTATCCAAGAACAGGCTGCTGCTCGTCCGTTAATTGGGGATGTGGTTACTGCCCTTTCTTATCTAGCAAACCAGGCACATGATCCTGGACAAGGCCATAGATTTGGGGCAGACAGTAACGATAGGAGAAATAAAGATGATAGAGGTGGAAGAATATCTAGGAATGAAGATGGGGCAGGAGGAGGATCAGGGCGGAAATGGGATCACTTGGATGGAGGATCTGAGAAGGACGATTCCCCAAGGGAAACAGCAAGGATGTTAAACAAGGATTTGGACCGAGAAAGAGCGGTGGCGGAGGCTAAAATGTGGGGCGAGAATTGGAGAGACAAGAGAAGACAAAATGCTCAAGGCAGTTTTGATGGCACTAATGGATAG
- the LOC132067322 gene encoding bidirectional sugar transporter N3-like yields MAIFDLHHPWLFVFGVLGNIISIFVFLAPVPAFRRICKEKSTMGYQSLPYVVALFSSMLWMYYAFIKKNAILLVSINSFGCVVETIYITIFILYASKEARRQTVQLLVGLIGVLYTLIFLVTLFPLNGVLRVQVVGWICVTIAVLVFAAPLSIVFQVVRTKSVEFMPFTLSFFLTLSAIMWFGYGLLQKDLCIALPNVLGFFLGMIQMLLYGLYRNVKPSDDLEKKVPEHVINMVPVVNSEQIHPVKSEDMIKKLDDVEADQPSDEENTVIPPLANDYENEERNGGEVAQVNLQPFETPVLVVCAA; encoded by the exons ATGGCCATATTTGATCTCCACCATCCATGGCTCTTTGTGTTCGGAGTCTTAG GAAACATTATCTCCATATTCGTCTTCTTGGCTCCAGT GCCAGCATTTCGACGAATCTGTAAAGAAAAATCGACCATGGGTTATCAATCGCTGCCATACGTGGTAGCACTATTTTCGTCCATGCTGTGGATGTATTATGCGTTTATCAAGAAAAATGCCATTCTTCTCGTCTCCATCAACTCATTTGGTTGCGTTGTCGAGACCATTTACATCACCATTTTCATTCTCTACGCATCCAAGGAGGCTAGG AGACAAACAGTGCAGCTTTTGGTAGGATTAATTGGAGTATTGTACACACTGATATTTCTAGTGACTTTGTTCCCTTTGAACGGAGTCCTTCGAGTACAAGTTGTGGGTTGGATTTGTGTAACCATTGCAGTACTTGTGTTTGCAGCACCACTTAGCATTGTG TTTCAAGTGGTTAGGACAAAGAGTGTGGAATTCATGCCCTTCaccctatctttctttcttacgttGAGTGCTATCATGTGGTTTGGCTATGGTCTCCTTCAAAAGGACCTGTGTATTGCA CTACCAAATGTATTGGGTTTCTTCCTTGGAATGATTCAAATGTTGCTATATGGACTTTACCGAAACGTAAAACCATCAGATGATTTAGAGAAAAAGGTgccagaacatgtaataaacaTGGTTCCCGTAGTAAACTCAGAACAGATACATCCTGTTAAAAGTGAGGACATGATCAAGAAACTTGATGATGTGGAAGCTGATCAGCCGTCCGATGAAGAGAATACCGTAATCCCACCGTTGGCTAACGACTATGAGAATGAAGAACGTAACGGTGGCGAGGTGGCACAAGTGAACTTGCAGCCATTTGAGACACCAGTGCTTGTGGTGTGTGCTGCATAA